From Streptomyces yatensis, one genomic window encodes:
- a CDS encoding FtsK/SpoIIIE domain-containing protein has product MRIIYADGESEREMELRIGRPDATLADLAAALDAPATGLSVDGRTAPPETGLSECGLAHGSWVARAGRDFASGPRAAAAVLRVVGGLEAGRSFPLKVGRTVIGRGAEADVRVVATGVSRLHAAFEVAPDGAVRVTDLDTANGTDVGGERIAEPGVRVRPDDLVSLGGEVLLRVLPPDRLGPVQRVNALREVGPGGTLPFNRAPRGGRPADPPRIAVPSPPPSADKAPFSISSMLGPLVLAGAIVALTHDVRYAAIAALTPLMFMANFVEERLRGRFTLRRGMRDHAARIAEFERTVAARHAAEFRTRRDAHPDPAEVVHRATAPGAALWERRPGAPDFLKTVVGTADLPWTPSLDADSSGPAPEVADILGARCVLPQVPVVVGVSAGEAVGFEGDRRAALAVARSLLCQALVGSGPADVTLAVFADPGRLADWEWTKWLPHGADPQSGTSRLVAVGPEQSDALARGLLAAAPRRTEDGTGPVLLVVVDGATLLEGRPCPLRELLADRTRRCGAMVLTTRLPALCTSVVTASAEGRGQVRDVASAEVVPDVLLGGMPEAQARDTARALARFEDPELRVEGAGLPDRISLLPLLDLAAVSGSEVGRRWKSRAPALRVRAVLGVSERDLFTVDLDDDGPHALIAGTTGSGKSELLRTLIASMAVDADPEHLTFALVDYKGGGALDECAELPHIVGLVTDLDEQLGERALRCLDAELRHRERLLREVGLSHIRDYQRLRDTEDAKDADMEPMPRLAVVIDEFAALVKALPDFVDSLVSIAQRGRTLGVHLIMATQRPAGSVNDAIKNNVKLRIALRLESGEDSQDVIDSPAAAGIGTRQWGRAYYRLSAREVLPVQTALSSGVTPQAAVTAPVTIAPFILGMPVLTAANDGAEGETDLRRLVTAARKAADLSGFAPPRRPWPDPLPDVLHRADLPAVAERGLHTEAAGLPSWALADDPDQQRQYAVGWDPAAGNVVLYGGGGSGTSTALAALALAVAGSCPPDRHHIFALDLGAGDLAPLAALPHTGAHIGSAERERQIRLIKLLRRELDERKARGPAAPPDWLVLLDNLGALLSDFDKDIAGMNLIEELARVYADGPAVGIRFAVSADRSGAVPSAWSALTQTKLLLRLADPGEYGYFDVPRNAVPTYVPGRAIVAANRQVIQIGRPGEDLAAAVAETSARWTGARRSAPEIGLLPTDVPATALAMPPRTATDPWWLPVGLDSDTLGCAGLRLYEREHALVAGPQRSGRSSALCTIARLVTSSADTPTTVVGFAPRRSPLRELSGLAALATTYDELERALATLPLDQPALLLADDADTVEDERGFLESWLSFPAAGHHLIAAGRADALRRTYGHWTQRARDSRCGVLLCPDHDLDGDLLGTELPRHDRMAPLPGRGYVVVDGVASGVQVAN; this is encoded by the coding sequence GTGCGGATCATCTACGCCGATGGCGAATCCGAGCGGGAGATGGAGCTGCGAATCGGCCGGCCGGACGCCACGCTGGCCGACTTGGCCGCCGCTTTGGACGCGCCCGCGACCGGACTGAGCGTCGACGGGCGGACGGCACCGCCGGAGACGGGGCTGAGCGAATGCGGTCTCGCCCACGGGTCATGGGTGGCCCGCGCGGGCCGGGACTTCGCCAGCGGGCCGCGCGCCGCGGCCGCCGTGCTGCGGGTGGTCGGCGGGCTCGAGGCCGGGCGCAGCTTTCCGCTGAAGGTGGGCAGAACGGTCATCGGCCGGGGCGCCGAGGCGGATGTGCGGGTCGTGGCCACGGGGGTGTCCCGACTGCATGCGGCGTTCGAGGTCGCGCCCGACGGGGCTGTGCGCGTCACCGATCTCGATACGGCCAATGGCACGGACGTCGGTGGCGAGCGCATCGCCGAGCCGGGTGTTCGGGTGCGCCCGGACGACCTGGTCTCGCTCGGCGGTGAGGTGCTGCTGCGCGTCCTGCCGCCCGACCGCCTCGGGCCCGTCCAGCGTGTCAACGCCCTCCGCGAGGTCGGTCCCGGCGGCACCCTGCCGTTCAACCGCGCACCACGCGGTGGCCGCCCGGCCGATCCGCCTCGGATCGCCGTCCCCTCGCCCCCACCGAGCGCGGACAAGGCTCCGTTCAGCATCTCCAGCATGCTGGGGCCGCTGGTTCTGGCCGGTGCGATCGTCGCGCTCACGCACGACGTCCGTTACGCGGCCATCGCGGCGCTCACCCCCCTGATGTTCATGGCGAACTTCGTGGAGGAGCGGCTGCGGGGCAGATTCACCCTCCGGCGCGGGATGCGGGACCACGCGGCGCGCATCGCGGAGTTCGAACGGACCGTGGCCGCGCGCCATGCCGCCGAGTTCCGTACCCGCCGGGACGCCCATCCCGATCCGGCGGAGGTGGTCCACCGGGCCACCGCGCCGGGGGCCGCCCTGTGGGAGCGGCGCCCGGGCGCACCGGACTTCCTCAAGACCGTCGTCGGCACGGCCGACCTGCCTTGGACGCCGTCTCTCGACGCGGATTCCTCCGGACCGGCCCCCGAGGTGGCGGACATCCTGGGCGCCCGGTGTGTGCTGCCGCAGGTGCCCGTCGTGGTCGGGGTCTCGGCCGGTGAGGCGGTGGGGTTCGAGGGCGACCGTCGGGCGGCCCTCGCCGTCGCCCGGTCCCTGCTGTGCCAGGCGCTGGTGGGGAGTGGGCCGGCCGATGTGACGCTGGCGGTGTTCGCCGACCCGGGGCGGCTGGCCGACTGGGAGTGGACGAAGTGGCTACCGCATGGCGCCGACCCGCAGTCGGGGACGTCGCGGCTGGTGGCGGTCGGCCCGGAGCAGTCCGACGCGCTGGCCCGCGGCTTGCTCGCCGCCGCGCCCAGGCGCACGGAGGACGGCACCGGGCCGGTGCTGCTGGTGGTCGTGGACGGCGCCACCCTCCTGGAGGGCCGGCCCTGCCCGCTGCGGGAGCTGCTCGCCGACCGCACCCGGCGCTGCGGGGCCATGGTGCTCACCACCCGGCTGCCCGCCCTGTGCACCTCGGTGGTCACCGCTTCGGCGGAGGGCCGTGGGCAGGTGCGTGACGTGGCCTCCGCCGAGGTGGTCCCGGATGTGCTGCTGGGCGGCATGCCCGAAGCCCAGGCGCGCGACACCGCCAGGGCGCTGGCCCGATTCGAGGACCCGGAGCTGCGGGTCGAGGGCGCGGGGCTGCCCGACCGGATCTCCCTGCTGCCGCTGCTGGACCTGGCCGCCGTCTCCGGCTCCGAGGTCGGCCGGCGGTGGAAGTCTCGGGCCCCGGCCCTGCGCGTGCGGGCCGTGCTCGGGGTCAGCGAACGCGACCTGTTCACGGTGGACTTGGATGACGACGGTCCGCACGCCCTGATCGCCGGTACGACCGGCTCGGGCAAGAGCGAGCTGCTGCGCACCCTCATCGCGAGCATGGCCGTCGACGCCGACCCGGAGCATCTGACCTTCGCGCTGGTGGACTACAAGGGCGGTGGCGCCCTGGATGAGTGCGCCGAACTCCCGCATATCGTGGGCCTGGTCACGGACCTCGACGAGCAGCTCGGCGAGCGCGCCCTGCGCTGTCTGGACGCCGAGCTGCGCCACCGCGAACGGCTGCTGCGCGAGGTGGGCCTGAGCCACATCCGCGACTACCAGCGGCTGCGCGACACCGAGGACGCCAAGGATGCCGACATGGAGCCGATGCCCCGGCTCGCCGTGGTGATCGACGAGTTCGCCGCCCTGGTCAAGGCCCTGCCGGACTTCGTCGACTCGCTGGTGAGCATCGCACAGCGCGGACGCACCCTCGGCGTCCACCTGATCATGGCCACCCAGCGGCCCGCCGGCTCGGTCAACGACGCCATCAAGAACAACGTCAAGCTCCGTATCGCGCTGCGTCTGGAGAGCGGCGAGGACTCGCAGGACGTCATCGACAGTCCGGCGGCCGCCGGAATCGGCACCCGCCAATGGGGACGCGCCTACTACCGGCTCAGCGCGCGCGAGGTGCTTCCGGTGCAGACCGCGCTGTCCAGCGGGGTCACCCCGCAGGCGGCGGTGACCGCCCCGGTGACCATCGCACCGTTCATCCTGGGCATGCCGGTACTGACCGCGGCCAACGACGGCGCCGAGGGCGAGACCGATCTACGACGGCTGGTCACGGCCGCGCGCAAGGCCGCCGACCTGTCCGGATTCGCCCCGCCCCGGCGGCCCTGGCCTGATCCGCTGCCCGATGTCCTGCACCGCGCGGACCTCCCCGCGGTCGCCGAACGGGGCCTGCACACCGAGGCCGCCGGCCTGCCCTCCTGGGCGCTCGCCGACGACCCCGACCAGCAGCGGCAATACGCGGTCGGATGGGACCCGGCCGCCGGGAACGTCGTGCTCTACGGGGGCGGCGGCTCGGGCACCTCCACCGCCCTGGCCGCGCTCGCCCTGGCCGTCGCCGGCTCCTGCCCGCCCGACCGGCACCACATCTTCGCCCTCGACCTCGGCGCGGGCGACCTGGCCCCGCTGGCCGCGCTTCCACACACCGGCGCCCATATCGGGTCCGCCGAGCGCGAGCGGCAGATCCGGCTGATCAAGCTGCTGCGGCGGGAGCTCGACGAGCGCAAGGCCCGCGGCCCGGCCGCGCCCCCGGACTGGCTGGTGCTGCTGGACAACCTCGGCGCGCTGCTGTCGGACTTCGACAAGGACATCGCCGGGATGAACCTCATCGAGGAGCTGGCCCGCGTCTACGCCGACGGCCCCGCGGTCGGCATCAGGTTCGCGGTCAGCGCCGACCGCTCCGGCGCCGTGCCGTCGGCCTGGTCCGCCCTGACCCAGACCAAGCTGCTGCTGCGGCTGGCCGACCCCGGCGAGTACGGATACTTCGACGTGCCGCGCAACGCGGTCCCCACGTACGTGCCGGGCCGGGCGATCGTGGCCGCCAACCGGCAGGTGATCCAGATCGGCCGGCCGGGCGAGGACCTGGCGGCGGCCGTCGCGGAGACCTCCGCCCGGTGGACCGGCGCCCGGCGCAGCGCCCCGGAGATCGGTCTGCTGCCCACCGACGTCCCCGCCACCGCCCTCGCGATGCCGCCCCGGACCGCCACGGACCCCTGGTGGCTCCCCGTCGGTCTGGACTCCGACACCCTCGGCTGCGCCGGACTGCGGCTGTACGAGCGCGAGCACGCCCTGGTCGCCGGGCCGCAGCGGTCCGGTCGCAGCTCGGCCCTGTGCACCATCGCCCGGCTCGTGACGTCCTCCGCCGACACCCCGACCACGGTCGTCGGCTTCGCCCCGCGCCGCTCCCCGCTGCGGGAACTCTCCGGTCTGGCTGCCCTGGCCACCACGTACGACGAACTCGAACGGGCCCTCGCCACCCTGCCCCTGGACCAGCCGGCCCTCCTGCTGGCCGACGACGCCGACACGGTGGAGGACGAGCGCGGCTTCCTGGAATCGTGGCTGTCCTTCCCCGCCGCCGGCCACCACTTGATCGCCGCGGGACGCGCCGACGCCCTGCGCCGCACCTACGGCCACTGGACCCAACGCGCCCGCGACAGCCGCTGCGGCGTCCTCCTGTGCCCCGACCACGACCTCGACGGCGACCTGCTGGGCACCGAACTCCCCCGCCACGACCGCATGGCGCCGCTGCCGGGGCGGGGGTACGTGGTGGTGGACGGGGTGGCGTCGGGTGTGCAGGTGGCGAACTGA
- a CDS encoding serine/threonine-protein kinase gives MPETDPAHPWTGELSPADLERLGAEPLRRADPVTIGPYRVLARLGGGGMGRLFLGRAVAADESQSAAYTARDLVAVKVIRPEYAEDARFRRRFDREVEAVRRVHGRYTAELLGSGFDEDEHLWMATAYVPGLSLDEAVRRHGPLPASVVWRLAAEIGQALATIGAAGIVHRDLKPSNVLLGTDGARVIDFGVVHTADASALTMTGQHVGTPAYMSPEQAGGRAVDSASDVFSLGSVLALAATGQAPFGEGSTGGVIHRVIYEPPSTDVVDRVAESAPKLAELIRHCLDKDPAARPSPERVAEIARDRDPAAEWPDPVAELIASRAGWSGRSAAVSPMDQLTVLRRGAPQRTVKETGRRKGRRAMVLGAVALAVAVVAVVVAFVVPGNGTSQEARPKGSHTGVREASPTVSHTPTPTHRPKKHPTPSTSSPPPQTPPAAKPPSGSGGDTAPTRPAGEPKPQPQPTKVITVAPKPSGKSSKPRPWTSCRYYSGTALTKYRDRGDRVREVQCILKARGYDIGPYGVDGDFEDDTRLAVRQFQQNHHLHVDGIVGEDTWPALRGD, from the coding sequence ATGCCTGAGACCGACCCGGCCCATCCCTGGACCGGAGAGCTGAGCCCCGCCGACCTCGAACGGCTCGGGGCCGAGCCGCTGCGCCGGGCGGACCCGGTGACGATCGGGCCCTACCGGGTGCTGGCCCGGCTGGGCGGCGGAGGGATGGGGCGGCTGTTCCTCGGGCGGGCCGTGGCCGCGGACGAGTCGCAGTCGGCCGCGTACACGGCCCGGGACCTGGTGGCCGTCAAGGTGATCCGGCCGGAGTACGCCGAGGACGCCCGGTTCCGCCGCCGGTTCGATCGCGAGGTCGAAGCCGTGCGGCGGGTCCACGGCCGGTACACCGCCGAGTTGCTCGGGTCGGGGTTCGACGAGGACGAGCACCTGTGGATGGCGACCGCGTACGTCCCGGGCCTCAGCCTGGACGAGGCGGTGCGCCGCCACGGCCCGCTGCCCGCGTCCGTCGTGTGGCGGCTGGCGGCCGAGATCGGGCAGGCGCTCGCCACCATCGGCGCCGCCGGGATCGTGCACCGCGATCTCAAGCCGTCCAACGTCCTGCTGGGCACGGACGGCGCGCGGGTCATCGACTTCGGGGTGGTCCACACCGCCGATGCCAGTGCGCTCACCATGACCGGCCAGCACGTCGGCACCCCGGCATACATGTCACCCGAGCAGGCGGGCGGCCGCGCCGTGGACTCCGCGTCGGATGTCTTCTCGCTCGGCTCGGTCCTGGCACTCGCGGCCACCGGCCAGGCGCCGTTCGGCGAAGGATCGACCGGCGGCGTCATCCACCGGGTGATCTACGAACCACCGAGCACGGATGTCGTCGACCGGGTGGCGGAGAGCGCCCCGAAGCTCGCCGAACTCATACGCCATTGCCTGGACAAGGACCCTGCCGCCCGGCCTTCCCCGGAGCGGGTGGCCGAGATCGCTCGCGACCGTGATCCGGCCGCAGAATGGCCGGATCCAGTCGCGGAGTTGATCGCGTCGCGGGCGGGGTGGAGCGGCCGGTCGGCCGCTGTGTCGCCCATGGACCAGTTGACGGTCCTTCGGCGCGGCGCTCCTCAGCGTACGGTCAAGGAGACCGGTCGCCGGAAGGGCCGGCGGGCGATGGTCCTGGGAGCGGTCGCGCTCGCCGTGGCGGTGGTCGCGGTCGTGGTCGCCTTCGTCGTCCCGGGGAACGGGACTTCGCAGGAGGCGCGGCCGAAGGGCTCGCACACCGGGGTCCGTGAGGCGTCGCCCACCGTCTCGCATACGCCCACTCCGACGCACCGGCCCAAGAAGCACCCCACGCCGAGCACATCGTCTCCGCCGCCCCAGACGCCTCCTGCGGCGAAGCCGCCCAGTGGCAGCGGAGGGGATACGGCGCCCACCCGCCCGGCCGGTGAGCCGAAACCCCAGCCGCAGCCGACCAAGGTCATCACCGTCGCTCCGAAGCCGTCGGGCAAGTCCTCGAAACCACGGCCATGGACCTCGTGCCGCTACTACTCGGGGACCGCCCTCACGAAGTACCGCGACAGGGGAGACCGCGTTCGTGAGGTGCAGTGCATTCTGAAGGCCCGCGGATACGACATCGGCCCGTACGGCGTCGACGGGGATTTCGAGGACGACACGCGACTGGCGGTCAGGCAATTCCAGCAGAATCACCATCTGCACGTCGACGGCATAGTGGGTGAGGACACCTGGCCGGCCCTGCGGGGCGACTGA
- a CDS encoding helix-turn-helix domain-containing protein codes for MGAADTDAARGLPHDGALALASPAGRQLAAELRRIKQTSGLSFARLESRTHYSKASLERYVNGKLFPGRDAVEDIAQACGADPGPLLKFWDDALNAAIEMREATPPRETATDTEPSVPAGEPTRQPHGPFRDRRKVILLAGLGMVIALSAVLVFPWFSRPTAPKPPTSGCRDYSVDIHVYTTGKVCWKSASATVNGYVENPESTGKATAQLCVSNHPDVCSQIIDLASAAPGKGVRYHRTVHLPAGHGVWVRACAKGLCTQWD; via the coding sequence ATGGGGGCGGCGGACACCGACGCAGCGAGGGGGTTACCTCATGACGGCGCTCTTGCCCTGGCTTCCCCGGCCGGACGGCAACTGGCGGCCGAACTGCGGCGGATCAAACAGACGTCGGGGCTGAGCTTCGCCCGGCTGGAGAGCCGGACCCACTACAGCAAGGCGTCGCTCGAGCGTTACGTCAACGGAAAGCTGTTTCCCGGGCGCGACGCGGTCGAGGACATCGCGCAGGCGTGCGGCGCCGACCCCGGGCCACTGCTGAAATTCTGGGACGATGCCCTGAATGCGGCCATAGAGATGCGGGAAGCCACCCCACCTCGCGAGACCGCGACGGATACGGAACCATCCGTGCCCGCCGGTGAGCCAACTCGTCAGCCGCACGGCCCGTTCCGCGACCGGCGAAAGGTGATTCTGCTCGCTGGACTGGGAATGGTCATCGCGTTATCCGCGGTCCTGGTCTTTCCATGGTTCAGCCGGCCGACCGCTCCCAAGCCCCCGACGTCCGGTTGCCGCGACTACTCCGTGGACATCCATGTGTACACGACCGGAAAAGTCTGCTGGAAATCGGCCAGTGCCACGGTGAACGGGTACGTGGAGAACCCGGAGAGCACCGGGAAAGCCACGGCTCAGCTCTGTGTCTCCAATCATCCGGATGTCTGCTCGCAGATCATCGATCTCGCCTCCGCGGCGCCGGGCAAGGGCGTGCGCTACCACCGGACGGTCCATCTTCCCGCCGGTCACGGTGTGTGGGTCCGTGCCTGCGCCAAGGGTCTCTGTACGCAATGGGACTAG
- a CDS encoding helix-turn-helix domain-containing protein, which translates to MKTYDTCVDSRGIRVLDLGQVRISVMKPLAPTREEDYRTFLQPNPGNWLIVLSFHQEPSPFQGREGTHQTATAFVLREETQPLDLSLLGRENPEQAVVVQLPRSAVPIPSCASRNLTRGPVPLRNGPGVVLARFLEGVADECAMLESAPVGRLGSAVIDLSAMFLTSMVERREMISSSPKTELMKEIKRFVLQHLNEPRLSPALIAAEHHISLRYLQHLFQQDQRTVRGFIRQERLERCRADLADASHAGRTVGEIRARWGFQDDAVFGRVFKKTYGVSPGEYRKGRIQGPAPRATVVGLAAAPPHVGASAPSKHSLPG; encoded by the coding sequence TTGAAAACGTACGACACCTGTGTGGATTCCCGCGGCATAAGGGTGCTGGACCTTGGCCAGGTGCGTATTTCGGTGATGAAGCCCCTAGCGCCGACCAGGGAAGAGGATTACCGCACGTTCCTCCAGCCCAACCCGGGTAACTGGCTCATCGTGCTCTCGTTCCATCAGGAGCCGTCGCCGTTCCAGGGCCGAGAAGGAACTCATCAGACAGCCACCGCTTTTGTTCTGCGGGAGGAGACCCAGCCGCTCGACCTGTCGCTGCTCGGCCGCGAGAATCCGGAACAGGCGGTAGTTGTGCAATTACCTCGTAGTGCCGTCCCCATTCCCTCATGTGCGTCGCGGAACCTGACGCGGGGGCCGGTGCCGCTGAGGAACGGGCCCGGCGTGGTTCTGGCGCGGTTCCTGGAAGGAGTCGCCGACGAGTGCGCGATGCTGGAATCGGCGCCGGTCGGGCGCCTCGGATCGGCCGTCATAGACCTCTCGGCAATGTTTCTCACCAGCATGGTGGAGCGGCGGGAGATGATTTCCTCCTCGCCGAAGACGGAACTCATGAAGGAGATCAAGAGGTTTGTCCTTCAGCACCTGAACGAGCCGCGCCTGTCTCCCGCCCTGATCGCTGCCGAGCATCACATCTCCCTGCGGTACCTGCAACATCTCTTCCAGCAGGATCAGCGAACGGTCCGTGGGTTCATCCGCCAAGAGCGGTTGGAACGCTGTCGCGCCGATCTGGCGGACGCGTCCCATGCCGGCCGGACGGTCGGGGAGATCCGCGCCCGATGGGGATTTCAGGATGACGCGGTGTTCGGCAGGGTCTTCAAGAAGACCTATGGAGTCTCTCCCGGCGAGTACCGCAAGGGGCGGATCCAGGGGCCCGCGCCCCGAGCCACGGTTGTGGGGCTTGCGGCCGCACCCCCTCACGTCGGGGCATCGGCGCCGTCGAAGCATTCCCTGCCGGGTTGA
- a CDS encoding helix-turn-helix domain-containing protein, producing MSPPMASWGSRRGRFCATWSEYPVVTRKRARRVENSRRTSRWRELPLTLPAECAKLVTGLRELKARSGLNLAELAEATAISKSSWERYLNGKQFPPRHAVAALCRVVRETEVRETEVGETGEGETGMGETDSGILAGWALADAAWSGREHGIAADHVRSSPATEHSATVRPDDPAPRRCPGPLHRALLAASVFITRRPRTATAGVLLACAAMITPAAIYHMSHGVTRASRARPPVCRLGSCEGRNPRTTACEDPITVASHTAADGTRLEIRLSPSCQAGWIRARPAHKGFRIEITGPGGHRQSAVVTTLPSDQGPVTTAMISAAHPSRLRACYYPSAHQPGRECFDGADAPT from the coding sequence ATGTCCCCACCGATGGCGTCGTGGGGGAGCAGACGTGGGCGCTTCTGCGCCACGTGGAGTGAATACCCGGTCGTGACAAGGAAGAGGGCTCGGCGCGTGGAGAACTCGCGGAGGACGTCTCGCTGGCGCGAACTGCCCCTGACCCTGCCCGCCGAATGCGCGAAGTTGGTCACCGGCCTGCGGGAGCTGAAGGCCCGCAGCGGCCTGAACTTGGCCGAGTTGGCGGAAGCGACAGCGATCAGCAAGTCGTCCTGGGAGCGGTATCTCAACGGGAAGCAGTTCCCACCACGCCACGCGGTCGCAGCCTTGTGCCGGGTGGTGCGGGAGACGGAGGTGCGGGAGACGGAGGTGGGGGAGACGGGGGAGGGGGAGACCGGGATGGGGGAGACCGACTCCGGAATCCTGGCCGGGTGGGCTCTGGCGGATGCGGCCTGGAGCGGCCGCGAGCACGGCATCGCGGCCGACCACGTCCGCTCGTCCCCCGCTACTGAGCATTCCGCTACGGTCAGGCCCGACGACCCGGCCCCGCGCCGGTGCCCCGGGCCGTTGCACCGAGCGCTCCTTGCGGCGTCCGTCTTCATCACCAGACGGCCTCGAACCGCCACGGCCGGCGTCCTGCTCGCCTGTGCGGCAATGATCACGCCCGCCGCCATCTACCACATGTCGCACGGGGTCACCCGTGCATCACGCGCCCGCCCGCCTGTCTGCCGACTGGGGTCCTGCGAAGGCCGCAACCCTCGTACCACGGCCTGCGAGGACCCCATCACCGTGGCATCGCACACGGCCGCTGACGGCACCCGACTCGAAATACGCCTCAGTCCGAGCTGTCAGGCGGGCTGGATCCGCGCCCGGCCCGCGCACAAAGGCTTCCGCATCGAGATCACCGGACCGGGAGGGCACCGCCAGAGCGCTGTGGTGACCACTTTGCCGTCGGACCAGGGCCCGGTCACCACTGCCATGATCTCCGCGGCTCATCCCTCACGCCTTCGCGCTTGCTATTACCCGTCAGCTCATCAACCCGGCAGGGAATGCTTCGACGGCGCCGATGCCCCGACGTGA
- a CDS encoding peptidoglycan-binding domain-containing protein, whose product MAGSDPAHDAPDSEVPRIRVVALSAAAGGLLLSAVVSVLLVMDAQHPKAGGRQGTAATVGKYTCTYTRRDDLVFAGNSAAMSHRVMLNSTGPDAAEVQCLLLRHKLSPGDIDGYFGPHTEAQVKRLQRQDHVPTDGVVGEQTWALLRHVE is encoded by the coding sequence ATGGCCGGAAGCGATCCGGCGCACGATGCGCCGGATTCCGAGGTGCCACGCATACGCGTCGTGGCGTTGTCCGCGGCCGCGGGCGGGCTTCTGCTGTCCGCGGTCGTTTCCGTACTGCTGGTCATGGACGCTCAGCATCCCAAGGCCGGGGGCAGACAAGGGACCGCTGCCACGGTCGGGAAGTACACCTGCACTTACACCCGGCGTGACGACCTGGTGTTCGCCGGGAACAGCGCGGCCATGTCCCATCGGGTCATGCTCAACAGCACGGGCCCCGACGCGGCCGAGGTGCAGTGTCTCCTCCTGCGCCACAAGCTGTCCCCGGGGGACATCGACGGATACTTCGGACCGCATACGGAAGCGCAGGTCAAGCGGCTCCAGCGGCAGGACCATGTCCCCACCGATGGCGTCGTGGGGGAGCAGACGTGGGCGCTTCTGCGCCACGTGGAGTGA
- a CDS encoding peptidoglycan-binding domain-containing protein codes for MLIRKAVVASAAALTLTSLSITIADSAMAADVASASSAAVQSYSCSRTYYSGTAITESGDTGNRVIEVQCQLYHRGFLSAGQVDGIFGSITYNAVLRFQKEYNSICHGGISVDGVVGTYTWAALRSACPS; via the coding sequence ATGCTCATACGCAAGGCTGTCGTTGCCTCGGCCGCGGCGCTCACCCTGACCAGCTTGTCGATCACCATCGCCGATTCGGCCATGGCCGCCGACGTCGCCTCGGCCAGTTCCGCCGCCGTGCAGTCCTACAGCTGCTCCAGGACGTACTACAGCGGCACAGCCATCACCGAGTCCGGTGACACCGGAAACAGGGTGATCGAGGTGCAGTGCCAGCTCTACCACCGCGGATTCCTCAGTGCGGGACAGGTGGACGGCATCTTCGGAAGCATCACCTACAACGCGGTTCTCCGCTTCCAGAAGGAGTACAACAGCATCTGCCACGGAGGAATCTCGGTCGATGGCGTCGTGGGCACATACACCTGGGCCGCGCTGCGCTCCGCCTGCCCGAGCTGA
- a CDS encoding helix-turn-helix transcriptional regulator: protein MRAGRLLSLLLLLQNRGRMTAAELAAELEVSVRTVYRDVESLTAAGVPVYGEPGHDGGYALVDGYRTRLTGLTADEAEALFLAGLPGPAADLGLGSVLTAAELKLEAALPAELRRQARRIRERFHLDAPGWYREADDAPHLPAVAAAVWQRRAVHVRYRRWYAPEIVERRLEPYGIVLKAGRWYVVAHAGGDAPRTYRISQILDLRPLDEEFVPPADFDLASYWRAHTARLQGSLWQGRAEIRISPAGAERLREIGVPAVIDAVEAGEEEHPGGWRRALIPIESLAHAEGELLRLGAHVEVVSPPELRERIAATALALAARYG, encoded by the coding sequence ATGCGCGCCGGCAGACTCCTCTCCCTCCTTCTCCTGCTGCAGAACCGCGGCCGGATGACCGCCGCCGAACTCGCGGCGGAGCTCGAGGTGTCCGTCCGTACGGTCTACCGGGACGTGGAATCGCTGACCGCGGCCGGCGTCCCGGTCTACGGAGAGCCGGGCCACGACGGTGGTTACGCGCTCGTCGACGGCTACCGCACCCGCTTGACCGGGCTCACCGCCGATGAGGCCGAGGCATTGTTCCTGGCCGGGTTGCCGGGGCCCGCGGCCGATCTGGGTCTCGGCTCGGTGCTGACCGCGGCCGAGCTCAAACTGGAGGCCGCCCTGCCGGCCGAGCTGCGGCGCCAGGCGCGACGCATCCGCGAGCGGTTTCACCTCGACGCGCCCGGGTGGTACCGAGAGGCGGACGATGCCCCGCATCTGCCCGCGGTCGCGGCGGCGGTATGGCAGCGGCGGGCGGTCCACGTGCGCTACCGGCGCTGGTACGCCCCGGAGATCGTGGAGCGGCGGCTCGAACCGTACGGGATCGTGCTCAAGGCGGGCCGCTGGTACGTGGTGGCGCACGCCGGCGGCGACGCCCCCCGCACCTACCGGATCAGCCAGATCCTGGACCTCCGGCCTCTCGACGAGGAGTTCGTGCCACCGGCGGACTTCGACCTGGCGTCGTACTGGCGGGCGCACACGGCGCGGTTGCAGGGATCGCTCTGGCAGGGGCGGGCGGAGATCCGGATCTCCCCGGCCGGGGCCGAGCGGCTGCGGGAAATCGGGGTGCCGGCGGTGATCGACGCCGTCGAGGCGGGTGAGGAAGAGCACCCCGGCGGCTGGCGCCGCGCGCTCATCCCGATCGAGAGTCTGGCCCATGCGGAGGGCGAGTTGCTCAGGCTGGGCGCGCATGTGGAGGTGGTGAGCCCGCCTGAGCTGCGGGAACGGATCGCGGCGACGGCATTGGCACTGGCGGCGCGCTACGGCTGA